In one window of Octopus bimaculoides isolate UCB-OBI-ISO-001 chromosome 20, ASM119413v2, whole genome shotgun sequence DNA:
- the LOC106869188 gene encoding chromosome transmission fidelity protein 8 homolog isoform X2, with product MVQIFIKMSSGQSCPEWTIVELQGDLEMRYPVPLEGKFIGDLHFTTKEQPVLIIGHHILYGKKMQLEKPFVLLTKHHHKTSEETDDDSANRATEYGVEAIIKTKLLFKTRPKPILAHVPKKV from the exons ATGgtccaaatatttataaaaat GTCATCAGGTCAATCCTGTCCAGAGTGGACAATCGTAGAACTCCAAGGAGATCTTGAAATGCGATACCCTGTGCCATTAGAGGGTAAATTTATTGGAGATTTACATTTCACAACTAAA GAACAACCTGTTCTTATCATTGGTCACCATATCCTCTATGGAAAAAAGATGCAACTTGAGAAGCCTTTTGTTCTTTTGACTAAGCACCATCATAAAACAAGTGAAGAGACGGATGATGACTCAGCAAACAGAGCCACTGAATATGGAGTGGAGGCcatcattaaaacaaaattgttgtTCAAAACACGACCAAAGCCTATTCTTGCGCATGTTCCAAAGAAAGTttga
- the LOC106869188 gene encoding chromosome transmission fidelity protein 8 homolog isoform X1 yields the protein MQSLRFFGWGVIQSIPSTPVLNGSSGQSCPEWTIVELQGDLEMRYPVPLEGKFIGDLHFTTKEQPVLIIGHHILYGKKMQLEKPFVLLTKHHHKTSEETDDDSANRATEYGVEAIIKTKLLFKTRPKPILAHVPKKV from the exons ATGCAAAGCCTGAGGTTTTTTGGCTGGGGTGTGATCCAGTCAAttccatcaactccagtgctcaacgg GTCATCAGGTCAATCCTGTCCAGAGTGGACAATCGTAGAACTCCAAGGAGATCTTGAAATGCGATACCCTGTGCCATTAGAGGGTAAATTTATTGGAGATTTACATTTCACAACTAAA GAACAACCTGTTCTTATCATTGGTCACCATATCCTCTATGGAAAAAAGATGCAACTTGAGAAGCCTTTTGTTCTTTTGACTAAGCACCATCATAAAACAAGTGAAGAGACGGATGATGACTCAGCAAACAGAGCCACTGAATATGGAGTGGAGGCcatcattaaaacaaaattgttgtTCAAAACACGACCAAAGCCTATTCTTGCGCATGTTCCAAAGAAAGTttga
- the LOC106869187 gene encoding mitochondrial carnitine/acylcarnitine carrier protein has translation MAKKVSPAKDFIAGGFGGMCIVLTGHPLDTIKVRLQTMPKPLPGESVVYKGTWDCAKKIVTKEGFFGLYKGMAAPLTGIAPIFAICFFGFSVGKKLQQKSPTDTLSYFQIFNAGLLSGVMTTVIMTPGERIKCLLQIQADSKGPRKYNGPIDCAKKLYKEGGMRSLYRGTGATLLRDMPASGTYFMTYEWMQNMLAPKGGDRRELSPLRTLCAGGMAGVFNWIVAIPPDVLKSRYQTAPQGTYPNGIRDVFRQLMKEEGIFAMYRGVTPVMIRAFPANGACFLGYEVAMKVLNWLAPNL, from the exons ATGGCAAAGAAAGTGAGTCCTGCGAAAGATTTCATTGCTGGAGGTTTTGGTGGAATGTGTATCGTTCTCACTGGTCACCCGTTAGATACCATCAAG GTTCGGCTCCAGACAATGCCCAAACCTCTGCCAGGGGAATCTGTAGTCTATAAAGGAACATGGGATTGTGCCAAGAAGATAGTAACAAAAGAG ggTTTCTTTGGTCTATATAAAGGAATGGCAGCGCCTCTTACTGGAATTGCTCCTATATTTGCCATTTGTTTCTTTGGTTTTAGTGTTGGGAAGAAATTGCAACAAAAGTCTCCAACAGATACATTAAG ctattttcaaatattcaatgCTGGTTTGCTTTCTGGTGTGATGACAACTGTGATAATGACGCCGGGAGAAAGAATAAAGTGCCTTCTGCAG ATTCAAGCCGATTCTAAAGGTCCTCGGAAATATAATGGTCCCATTGATTGTGCCAAAAAACTTTACAAAGAAGGTGGCATGCGCAGTTTATACAGAGGCACCGGTGCCACTCTTCTACGAG atatgCCAGCTTCTGGAACTTACTTTATGACTTATGAATGGATGCAAAATATGTTAGCACCAAAAGGAGGAGA TCGCAGGGAACTAAGTCCTCTCAGGACCTTATGTGCTGGTGGCATGGCTGGCGTTTTCAACTGGATTGTTGCCATTCCTCCTGATGTTTTGAAATCAAGATATCAAACAG CCCCACAAGGTACATATCCAAATGGTATCAGAGATGTTTTCCGTCAACTAATGAAAGAAGAAGGAATCTTTGCCATGTATCGAGGTGTAACACCAGTCATGATAAGAGCCTTCCCTGCTAACGGT gcTTGCTTCTTGGGATACGAAGTTGCAATGAAAGTACTTAACTGGTTGGCACCAAATCTCTAA